A genomic region of Barnesiella propionica contains the following coding sequences:
- a CDS encoding glycoside hydrolase family 10 protein translates to MKKIILLFLSLLAAAMLIAQPKQEIRAVWLATNPYALDWPKSVVERSQKDQLITILDKLEAANFNTVIFQVQSYGDVLWDSGIQPWCYHLTGTPGKAPAYDMCQYVIDECHKRNMEVHAWVVPYRVGSLTYVTKYDNCDLPHVTKVHPELCIQFGNDWYLDPGLPKVREYLLNLYETLIKKYDFDGLNLDYTRYPSKTFNDAVSYAEYGNGKNKSDWRRENINQFVYELYDMVKSIKPEMKIGSAPIGTYKNISGLRVNAEGYGDYFQDACDWAKKGKQDLLIPQMYWNETYNYSKHMVTWMDNRNDRQLVIGLAPYKIVDESKWDVSVVTDQIEKARKNNPETCGVCFFKIEDVTGSPLKIRNFYNQLKDNYFKYPAHIPVMPYHGITKPNAPVGLSASVNDDNRECTLTWNIPSLDNEGTPIRYYSVYMSENSDIDINDVTKQIGHIVKDNTFTCTLPEVNKDYYLAVTTFDRGYYESDLSDIVKVSAVSGIIETGIKPVKFILAGDWLKVETEQKITSVGVYALSGVLVAYSASYEMNVANLPHGAYIVMVTMENGKVVKHKMIR, encoded by the coding sequence ATGAAAAAAATTATACTATTATTTTTATCTTTATTGGCGGCAGCTATGTTAATAGCACAACCGAAACAAGAAATAAGGGCCGTATGGTTGGCAACGAATCCTTATGCGCTTGACTGGCCCAAATCCGTCGTTGAAAGATCACAGAAAGACCAGTTAATTACAATTTTGGATAAACTTGAAGCTGCTAATTTCAATACGGTTATTTTTCAGGTGCAGAGCTATGGCGATGTACTTTGGGATTCCGGTATCCAGCCTTGGTGCTATCATTTGACAGGGACTCCCGGAAAGGCGCCTGCTTATGATATGTGCCAGTATGTAATAGATGAATGCCATAAACGGAATATGGAAGTTCATGCGTGGGTAGTACCTTATCGTGTAGGTTCTTTGACTTATGTCACTAAATATGATAATTGCGACTTGCCTCATGTTACCAAAGTGCATCCCGAGTTATGTATTCAATTCGGTAATGACTGGTATTTGGATCCCGGGCTACCTAAAGTTCGCGAATATTTGTTGAATTTATATGAGACGCTGATAAAAAAATATGATTTTGACGGTCTTAATCTGGATTATACCCGTTATCCCAGTAAAACGTTTAATGATGCCGTTTCATATGCGGAATATGGGAATGGAAAGAATAAAAGTGACTGGCGCAGAGAAAATATCAATCAGTTCGTGTATGAATTGTACGATATGGTAAAATCAATTAAGCCCGAAATGAAAATAGGCTCGGCACCTATTGGTACATATAAGAATATAAGCGGATTGAGGGTAAATGCAGAAGGGTATGGAGATTATTTTCAAGATGCATGTGACTGGGCAAAAAAAGGAAAGCAGGATTTATTAATTCCTCAAATGTACTGGAATGAAACCTATAACTATTCAAAACATATGGTTACATGGATGGATAACAGGAATGACAGACAGTTGGTTATAGGTCTGGCTCCATATAAAATAGTTGATGAAAGTAAATGGGATGTATCTGTTGTGACCGACCAGATAGAAAAGGCACGTAAAAATAATCCAGAGACCTGTGGCGTTTGTTTTTTTAAAATTGAAGATGTGACAGGTAGCCCTCTGAAAATAAGAAATTTTTATAATCAGTTGAAAGATAATTATTTTAAATACCCTGCTCATATTCCTGTTATGCCGTATCATGGAATAACGAAGCCAAATGCCCCGGTCGGTTTGTCCGCATCGGTCAATGACGATAATCGGGAGTGTACATTAACGTGGAACATACCGTCATTAGATAATGAAGGAACGCCGATTCGCTATTATAGCGTATACATGTCCGAGAATTCCGACATCGATATAAATGATGTGACAAAACAGATAGGACATATAGTAAAAGACAATACTTTTACCTGCACTTTACCTGAAGTGAATAAAGATTATTATCTGGCAGTTACCACCTTTGACCGGGGTTATTATGAAAGTGATCTGTCTGATATCGTAAAAGTTTCGGCTGTATCCGGTATAATAGAAACAGGAATAAAACCGGTTAAATTCATACTGGCCGGTGATTGGCTGAAAGTGGAAACCGAACAAAAGATAACATCGGTCGGTGTGTATGCTCTGAGCGGAGTGTTGGTTGCATATTCTGCTTCATATGAAATGAATGTGGCTAATTTGCCTCATGGCGCATACATTGTCATGGTAACGATGGAGAATGGAAAAGTGGTAAAACATAAAATGATCAGATAA
- a CDS encoding family 10 glycosylhydrolase, with protein sequence MKKILFFLLSLWMAIVLQAQPKQEIRAVWLTTNPNAVDWPTSKNETNQKSSLIEILDKLQAANFNTILFQVQSYGDVLWDSGIQPWSYHLTGTPGKAPNYDICAFAIEECHKRNMEIHAWVVPYRVGSNSYVTKYDDCALPHVYKVHPEMCVNYDNAWYLDPGLPEVRKYLVDLYETLVTKYEFDGINLDYTRYPHANFDDGDSFKKYGGGANRDDWRRENINKFVYELYDMIKSHNPGMKLGVAPIGCYKRIPGYSGWYAYSDVFQDPCDWAEKGKIDLIIPQLYWDESSGYSAHTKTWIDNCNGRQLVAGLAAYKMTESPYWQTSVVIDQIEKMRKNNPATCGVSFFRTNYILGENAKIKDLYNQLKDNYFKYPAHIPVMPYNGVTKPDAPVNVKASVNTSTKESTISWDVPEQDENNTSIRYYSVYISESPDIEIDNVENQVAHIVKENTFTYTLPDDKIYYFAVTAFDKGYYESGLSNVVKVSASAGLMDADIKPVRFIVEGDWLRIDTQETVVSVHIYALSGTLMAHGDISEINIGHLSRGAYIVVVTVNNGKIIKYKMIK encoded by the coding sequence ATGAAAAAAATATTATTTTTTTTGTTGTCATTATGGATGGCAATTGTACTGCAGGCCCAGCCGAAACAGGAAATCCGGGCCGTATGGCTCACTACGAATCCCAATGCAGTGGACTGGCCTACGTCGAAAAATGAGACGAATCAGAAATCTTCTCTTATCGAAATTCTTGATAAATTGCAGGCTGCTAATTTTAATACAATCCTTTTCCAGGTACAAAGTTACGGCGATGTGCTTTGGGACTCCGGTATCCAGCCCTGGAGCTATCATTTGACCGGTACTCCCGGAAAAGCACCTAATTATGACATTTGTGCGTTTGCGATAGAGGAATGCCATAAACGTAATATGGAGATACATGCATGGGTGGTGCCGTATCGTGTAGGAAGTAATTCGTATGTAACAAAATATGATGATTGTGCTCTGCCTCATGTATATAAAGTGCATCCCGAAATGTGCGTAAATTACGACAATGCGTGGTATCTCGATCCGGGCTTACCCGAAGTGCGCAAATATTTGGTAGATTTGTATGAGACTTTGGTAACAAAATATGAATTTGACGGTATCAATTTGGATTATACCCGTTATCCTCATGCGAATTTTGATGATGGAGACTCTTTTAAAAAATATGGAGGCGGTGCAAATCGGGACGATTGGCGCCGGGAAAATATAAATAAATTCGTATATGAGTTATACGATATGATAAAATCCCATAATCCCGGTATGAAATTGGGGGTAGCTCCTATAGGGTGTTATAAAAGAATACCCGGTTATTCCGGTTGGTACGCCTATTCCGATGTTTTTCAGGATCCTTGCGACTGGGCCGAAAAAGGTAAAATAGATTTAATAATTCCCCAGTTGTATTGGGATGAGAGCAGCGGTTATTCTGCACATACTAAAACGTGGATAGATAATTGCAACGGACGTCAGTTGGTTGCCGGACTGGCTGCTTATAAAATGACGGAGAGTCCTTATTGGCAGACCTCTGTGGTAATAGACCAGATAGAAAAAATGCGTAAGAATAATCCCGCTACTTGCGGTGTTAGTTTTTTCAGGACCAATTATATACTGGGCGAAAACGCCAAGATTAAAGACTTATACAATCAGTTAAAAGATAATTATTTCAAATATCCGGCCCACATCCCTGTTATGCCGTATAATGGCGTGACGAAACCGGATGCGCCGGTCAATGTGAAGGCTTCTGTAAATACCTCGACGAAGGAAAGCACGATTAGTTGGGATGTCCCTGAACAGGATGAGAATAATACTTCTATTCGATACTATAGCGTATATATATCCGAAAGTCCTGACATCGAAATTGACAATGTTGAAAATCAGGTCGCACATATAGTTAAGGAAAACACCTTTACATATACTTTACCGGACGATAAGATATATTATTTTGCTGTGACGGCTTTTGATAAAGGGTATTATGAAAGCGGACTCTCCAATGTGGTGAAAGTATCGGCGTCAGCCGGGTTGATGGATGCCGATATAAAACCGGTACGGTTTATCGTTGAAGGAGACTGGCTGAGAATAGATACTCAAGAAACAGTCGTATCGGTTCATATTTATGCTTTAAGCGGAACCTTGATGGCTCACGGGGATATTTCGGAAATCAATATCGGTCATTTGAGCCGTGGTGCATATATCGTTGTTGTAACCGTGAATAATGGTAAAATAATTAAATATAAGATGATAAAATAA